From Hoeflea sp. 108:
AACGCCAAGCCAACCGCGCTATCACCGACGCGCTCTATACACGAATCGTGGCGGCTGCGCGGCAGGAACCATTTTATTCTGCATGGAATGTACCTGACACGCCGCTCGGGCGTTTTGAGATGCTTTCCCTGCATATGTTTCTGTTTCAGGACCGGCTTCGCGGCGAGCCGGGGGCTTCCGCCGAGATCGCCCAGCGGCTGATCGACGAGTTTTTCCTCGACGTCGATCATTCCCTGCGCGAGCTCGGCATCAGCGACACCGGCGTTCCCAAGCGGATGAAAAAGCTTGCGAAAATGTTCTACGGGCGGACGCAATCCTACAAGGATGCGCTGGAGCGCGACGATCATGCTGCACTTGCTGCGGCCCTCATGCGCAATGTACGGCCTGACGCCACCGAATGGCC
This genomic window contains:
- a CDS encoding ubiquinol-cytochrome C chaperone family protein, with amino-acid sequence MFQRLFGRERQANRAITDALYTRIVAAARQEPFYSAWNVPDTPLGRFEMLSLHMFLFQDRLRGEPGASAEIAQRLIDEFFLDVDHSLRELGISDTGVPKRMKKLAKMFYGRTQSYKDALERDDHAALAAALMRNVRPDATEWPEAAALASYVLEANRVLSAQPSEDICAGNLIYPAPQAA